The genomic DNA GACGTATCTGGCCCAGGCGAAGGGGTTCTCCGAGAGCCTCGCCGGCCTGACGTTCGCTATCGTGTTCGCCGTCGGCTTCGCGGTGAAACCGGTCGCCGGCACGCTGGGCGATCGCTTCTCTCGGCGCGGTATCGCCGTCACCGGGCTGCTCGTCGCGGCGGCCGCGCTCGTCGCCCTCGTCGCCGCCGGGTCGAACGTCGCCATCTGGCTGGCGGTCGGGCTGCTGGCGCTGGGCTACAAGACCGGCTTCCCGCTGGCGGACGCGATCATCCTCGACGGCGCGCCGGCGGAGGGGATGGGCGCGGACCTCGGGGCCGCGCGGGCGATCTTCCTCAGCGCGAACGCGATCGGCCCCGCCTACGTGGGGATCGTCGCGACCTACGGCAGCTACGACGCCGCCTTCGGCGGCTTCGTCGTCTGTCTGCTCGTCGCGGCCGCGCTCCTGTTCCGCGCCGGCTGACGGCTGCCCTCGGCGGTCCGCCGGCCCCGTCGCTCTCTCCGTGCCGCCACGTTCAGTCCGTCCCGAACCGCGGCCCGCCTCTCCGAACCGCGGCTCACCTCTCCGAACCGCTCACGCTTCGACGACGACGGTCTCGCGTTCGAACTCGTCGCCGCGCCACCGCCAGGAGCCCAGGTACGGGTACCCGTCGAGGGCGCAGATCGCGTAGGAGTACCCCGGCCACGTCGCCCGTTCGGCGTCGGTCTCGCTCGGGTGCGGCGGTCCCGTCGGGTGGCTGTGATAGAACCCGACGACCTCCATCCCGTCGGCCTCGACGCGGTCGATGGTCGCCAGCAGCGCCTCCGGATCCATCGCGTACCGGATCCGCGGCGCTTCGGCGACGTTCTCGACGGCGAAGACGTCGCTGACGCGACTCTCCTCGCCGTGCTTCCCCGCGAGCACGCCACAGACCTCCTCCTCACCGCCCTCGTACCCCCGGTGAACGATCTCGTCGTACGCTCCGCGCGCGATCGCGAGCATACCGCGGGTACGCGTCGAACCGTCAAAACCCCGAGGGTCGGGCCGGGCCCGACGCATTCTCTCTCGGTGGCCGTCTCGTTGCTGCCGTCCGGCGGCCGACGGCACGGCGGGACAACCGAGGCGGTCACCGGCTACGAGAACCGGCCGGCGGCCAACTCGGCGTTCTCGACGGTGCCCGCGGCGCGCCGTTTCGCGCCCGCGGACACCGCGATGGCGTAGGACTGGACCGCGAAGAAGACGGCCCACAGCGCGTATCCGCCGACGCCGCTCCCCGCGACGAGCGCCGCGGCGTCGAACCCGGGCAGCCCGAACTCGACGAGCGTGTCGGCGACCAGCAGGACGCTGAAGTAGCCGTAGAAGCCCGACGCCCACCACAGCGCGACGACGCGCGCCCACCCCGGTTGGAGGTGCTCGGGCAGCCGCGTCGTGTTCATCACGAGGACGAGGGCGGTGTAGGGCCACATCATCACGCCCGACATCGCCGCGCCGACGACGAGGAAGAAGAACGGCTCCCGCCCCTCGAAGGGCGAGGTGAACGCGAGGATGATGACGATGCCCCACAGACAAAAGCCCGTCAGGACGCGCCAGAAGAGCGTTTCGAGGTCCCAGCCGGCCTCGCGGCCGTACGCCTCGTAGATGGCGTCGACGCTGTTTCGGACGAACGACTCCACGATGGCGTACTCGGTGGTGAAAAGCGCGACGAAGAGCACCAGGAAGACGAGGACGGTCCCGATCGGCCCCAGCGCGGGCGCGACGTCGGTGAGCCACATCTGCAGGGCGTCGGAGGTGGTCCCCGGAGCGTAGCGGATGGCGACGCTCATCAGCGCGGGCGCGACCACGAACAGGCCGACGACGAACGTCAGGAAGTGCTCCAGTTGGACGACCCGCCACCACTCGCGCCACCGCTTCAGGTTCGTCGTCGTCGGCGGGAAGCTGAACCCGTCGCGCTCGATCGGCTCGGGGTCCTCGCCGTGGAACGGGTTCTTCACGCGCCCCTGGTAGTTCCCCATCCCGTAGCCCTTCTCGCGGGCCCAGAGGCTCTGTGAGAGGTTGAGGTACCCGCCCGCGCCGGCGAAGGCGAGCCCGCCGAGGAACACGGCGATGCCGAGGTCCGAGGGCAGCGTCCCGACGGACGCAGCCGCCGTCGGGAGGTCCGCGAACTCGACCCACGACCCCGCGACGGCCACCAGCAGCACGGCGGCGACGATGGAGACGAAGAGCAGGCCGATCTGGAACACCTCGACGGCGGTGTACATCACCGACGACACCTGATAGGAGAGCCAGATGAGGACCATCAGCCCGACGGCGACGAGCTTCCACGTCGCGAGCGAGGTCCCGAGGAGGCTGACGGGGCCGCTCAACCCGAGCGCGGCCGTCCCGACCCGCGCCGCACCGGCCGCCCACCCCGGCCAGCCGAGGCTGATCAGCCCGCCCGCCAGGAACAGCCACGGCCAGTAGTTCGCCACGCGGGCGAACGCGCGGAAGACGCTCTCGCCCGTCGCCAGCGTCCACCGCTGCAGTTCGGTGTTGATCACGAACTGCGTCAGCACGCCGACGGCGAACGCCCACAGGAGGGTCCACCCGTACTGTGAGCTCAGAACCGGCCAGAAGAGCGTCTCGCCGCTCCCCAGCGACGCGCCGAGCATGATGGCCGACGGCCCGACGATGTGACCGACGCGGGGCACCCGCGGCAGGTCCGTGAGCCGAAACGCGCCGCCCTCGCCCCGATCGGGGTGATCGTCGGTGTCGCCCGCCCGCTTCAGTTCGTCGTAGCGCAGGGGGAGATACCACGTCCCCCTGTACTGTCGACCCTCCACCTCGGGAGCGAACACCTCGTCGCCGTCGGACGTCGTGACGGGGCCGTCCCGGGCGTCGGTGTCGTCGCGATCCGGGTCGGGATCGGTACCCTCGCGATCCGAGTCGGGACCTGTACCCTCGCGGTTCGAGCCGGGTCCGTCGTCGTCGCGATCCGCTTCGGAGTTGTCGCCGTCGTCCGCGATCCGGTCGCTTCTCGGTCCCGAGTCGGCTCCCTCGTCTCCCGCCCGGCCGCCCGTCGTTCCCGAATCACCCCACTGCGACGGATCGCCTCCGGACGGAGCGGCGGACCGATCGTCGTCGCTCGGATCGGGATCCATCGGTGTGTCGATCGGTACTCCGACCCAACCGATGATAAATGCCGTGGCTGCCGGCCGAGTGCGGGACGCCGCGGTGCGTCGGGACTAGCCGCCGAGGAAGTGCCAGATGTGGCCGCGCTCTTTCGGGGGGTTGACGCCGGGGAGCTGCTTCAGCGCGGGCTGGATCGCGTTCCACCACCCCTCCGCGGACTCGAACCCCGCCGGATACTCGTGGTAGACGTCCCGCAGGAAGTCGGCCTTCTTCGCCTCCGGATGTTCCGAGAGGTACTCGTAGGCCGCCGACAGCGCCTCCCGGCGCGCGTCGAGCATCGGACCGCTCCCCGGGAGGTCGGCGTCGGCGATCGCGTCGGAGACGGCCGGGCGCCCCTCGACGGTTGCGCCGTCGCTCCCCGCGTCGGGACCGGCGGACGCCGTGTCGCCGTCGGCGGGCGATTCCGGCGGCGACGGGTCGGTCGGCATCGGGATCCACCAGACCCGCGAGCGCGCCCCGACCTTCCGGGTTTCGAGGTCGCCCCGCTCTTCGAGTTCGTTGAGTTTGTTGTGGGCGGTCCGCCTGGAGCAGTCGAGCGCCTCCATCACGTCCGAGGCCGTCAGCGGCCTCGCGCGGTCCTCGCGCGCCTCGAAGACCGCCAGGACGCGCTCCAGCGGAATCCGGTCGACGTACTGCCCGTGTTCGTTTCTGGTGCGCGCGCGGGCGTCGTCGGTCACGATTCGACCTCTTCACACGAGAGCATAAGCCTTTGCACTCGTGAGAGGTGCCACGACACACGTGCGCACACCCTGTTCACACGTGTATATTGGACTTCCGATCCGACCCTTTCGGAGTGGATTCCGGACATTCGACGAAGCGAAAAGATCCCATCTGAAACGGCGTTTAATGGCGTTTGAGGCCCAGATTCAATGGGTACTTCACACGACTGAAGTGGCTGGCGTCTCACGCCGTCCGCGTCGGTGGCAACCCCGATAAACGATAGCTATATATAACAATAGTTGGGTCGGATAGGCCACGATGCACGGAAACAGGAACGATCCTGGAACGAAATCGACTGGCATAGATCACGGGGTTGAGCGACATGGCTAGCGCGGTCGACGTACTGGTCGCGCTGCTCCCGCTCTTGACCATCGCGGTCCTCATGGTGGGCTTCTACTGGCCCGCGACGCGGACGATGCCGGTGGCCTGGGTGGTCGCGATCGCCGCCGGCGTCGTCGGCTGGGGAATGAACGCGACGTGGATCGCCGCCGCGACGATAAACGGCTTCATCACCGCGGCCAACATCCTCTACATCGTCTTCGGCGCGATCCTGTTGCTGTACACGCTCAAGCAGACGGGCGCGTTCGACGCGATCAACGCGGGCTTCGCCTCCGTCAGCGAGGACCGCCGCGTGCAGGTGGTGCTTCTCGTCTTCCTGATGGGGTCGTTCATCGAGGCCGCCGCCGGGTTCGGAACGCCCGCGGCCATCGTCGGCCCGCTGCTCGTGGGACTCGGCTTCCCGCCGCTGGCGGCGGTCGTCGTCGCGCTCACGGGCAACCTGATGGCGATCACGTTCGGCGCGGTCGGCACGCCGCTCATCATCGGGATGATCGACATCTTCGAGAGCGTCGAGACGATCACGACCGACGTCGTCGCCGGCGGGACGTACCCGGACATCGCGACCTGGGTGGCGGACATCGCGCTGTGGGCCGCGAGCTACCACGTGATCGTGGGTATCGCGCTCCCGTTCATCGGCGTCGCGATGATGACTCGCTTCTTCGGCGAGGAGCGGTCGATCCGCCCGGCGCTGGAAGTGCTGCCCCTCACGCTCTTTGCGTGGGCGTCGTTCTCGGTGCCGTACTTCCTGACCGCGTACTTCCTCGGGCCGGAGTTCCCCGGCCTGCTCGGGTCGATGGTCGGTCTGCTCGTCACCGTCAGCGCGCTCAAGGCCGGCTTCTTCCACCCCGACGAGGAGTGGGACTTCGCACCGCAGGAGGCGTGGCCGGACCACTGGATCGGCGAGATCCAGCCCGGCGAGTCGACGAGCGACGACGTCGCTGTCGCCGCCGACGGCGGGTCGGTGCAGTCCAGCGTCCCCACGGGCGGTATGGCGCTCTGGAAGGCCTGGACGCCCTACGCCCTCGTGGCGCTCCTGCTCGTGGTTACACGCGTCGTCGACCCCGTCCAGTCGTTCGTCACGATGGACGTGTTCACGCTGGCCTGGAGCGACCTCGCGGCCCTGCCGTTCGTCCGGGAGACCATCCTCGGGACGGGACTCACGAACGACTTCGCGCTGCTGTACCTGCCGGGCGCGGTGTTCGTCGCCGTCCACCTCGTGACGATCCCGCTGCACGGGATGGACGGGACGGAGATCAAGGCCGCGTGGGCCGAGACGATCGAGAAGGTCGCGCCGGCGGTCGTCGCGCTGCTCTTCGCGGTCGCGACGGTCCAGATCATGCTCCAGTCGGGATCGGCGACCGGCACCGACAGCATGCTCATCGTCCTCTCGGAGGGGATGGCCGGCGTCGCCGGCGGCGCCTACCCGTTCTTCGCCGCGTTCGTCGGCGCGTTCGGCGCGTTCCTCGCCGGCTCGAACACGGTCTCGGACATCCTGTTCGGGACCTTCCAGTACGGCGTCGCAGACCAGATCGGCACCTCCCGCACCCTGATGCTCGGGGCGCAGGCGGTCGGCGGGGCCATCGGCAACCTCATCGCCGTCCACAACGTCGTCGCCGCGCTCGCGGTCGTCGGCCTCGTCGGCGAGGAGGGCCGGGTCATCCGCCTGGAACTGATCCCGCTTCTCTACTACGGGACGGCGACCGGGCTGCTGACGCTGCTGTTCAGCTACGTGCTGTTCCCGGGCGTCTTCTGATCCAGGCGGCGTCCAGTCGTATTGCCTCACGACCGACCGCTTCCGATTTCGAGGATGACCGCGACCGACGCGGTTCCCACCCCAACGAGAGACTCACAACATGGCTTCGAACTCCCGCGAACACGCTACTGATCCCGCTACGGCGGGAAACTACGACTACGTCGGCGACGACGTCGAGCGTCCGGACCTAGTCTCGGACCTCGAATCCGTCGTCGAGGGCGACGTCCGGTTCGACACGTACTCCAGACAGCTCTACGCCACCGACGCCTCCGCGTACGAACGGACGCCGATCGGCGTCGTGATGCCGACGTCGACCGCCGACGTCGCGAACGCGATGGAGTACTGCGCCGCCGAGGGGATTCCGGTGCTCCCCCGCGGCGGCGGCACCAGTCTGGCCGGACAGACGGTGAACGAGGCCGTCGTCCTCGACCTGATGCCGGAGATGGGCTCGCTGGTCGAGGTCAATCCCGACGCCGGGACGGCGACGGCGCAGGCCGGCATCCGACTCGGCGACCTGAACGCGGCGCTGGAACCGCACGACCTGAAGTTCGCGCCCGATCCGGCGTGGGGCGACAAATCGGCGCTCGGCGGCGCGATCGGCAACAACTCGACGGGCGCCCACTCGCTCCGCTACGGCAAGACGGACTACTACCTCGAATCCGCGGAGGTGGTCCTCGCCGACGGAAGCGTCACCACGTTCGGGGAGATCTCCGTCGACACCCTCCGCGAGGAGGGCGACCCCGACGGGACGCTCGAAGAGCGGATCTACGCCGCCGTCTATCGCATCCTCGACGAGGAGGCCGACGAGATCACAGAGCGGTATCCCGACCTGAAGCGCAACGTCTCGGGGTACAACCTCGATATGCTCGTCGACGAGATGCGCGGCGAGCGCCGCCTGCCGGACGACTCCGGCGTCGACCCCGACAGCGAACCGGGGACGGTCAACCTCGCGCGGCTCCTCGCCGGCTCGGAGGGAACGCTCGGGATCGTCACCGAGGCGACGGTGTCGCTCGAGCCGATTCCGAACACGGCCTCCGTCGCGCTCCTGACGTACGATGACGTCCTCGACGCGATGGAGGACGTCGCGCCGATCCTCGAACACGACCCCGCGGCCGTGGAGGTGATGGACGACGTGCTCTTGGACCTCGCCCGCGACACGGCGGAGTTCGCCGACGTCGTCGGGGCGCTCCCCGACGGGACGGACTCGGTGCTGCTCGTGGAGTTCTACGCCGAGGACGACGATCACGGCCGCCGGCAGGTGGCCGATCTCGTCGCCGATAGGGTCCCGGACGCGTCGGCGGGTACCGATCCGAGCGAGGGCGCGGTGACGACCGAAGAGCCGCGAACCGCGGTCGACGCGATGGCGGCCCACGACGCCGAGACGCGCGCGAAGTTCTGGAAGATGCGGAAGTCGGGGCTCCCGATCCTGCTGTCGCGGACCACGGACGAGAAGCACATCGCCTACATCGAGGACACCGCGATCCCGGCGGCGAACCTCCCGGCGTACGTGGCGGACTTCCAGGAGATCCTCGACGACCACGACACCTTCGCCTCCTACTACGCCCACGCCGGCCCCGGCGTCCTCCACATCCGTCCGCTCGTCAACACGAAGACGGTCGAGGGCGTCGAGACGTTCGAGGCCATCGCCGACGCGGTGACGGACCTCGTCGTGAAGTACGGCGGGTCGGTCTCGGGCGAGCACGGCGACGGTCGGGCGCGAACCCAGTGGAACCGGAAGCTCTACGGCGACGAACTCTGGTCCGCGTTCCGCGATCTCAAGACCGCGTTCGATCCCGACTGGCTGCTCAATCCCGGCAACGTCTGCGGCTACGCCCCCGACGAGGTGCGGTCCGACGACGCGGCCGCGACGTCGGCCCACGAGATGACCGCAGACCTGCGGTTCTCTCCGGACTACGAGTTCGACGCCGGCTTCGACCCGGCGATGGAGTGGGACAACGAGAACGGGTTCCGGGGGATGGCGGAACTCTGTCACGGCTGTGCGGGCTGTCGCGGCCCGCAGGAGACGACCGGCGGCGTGATGTGTCCGACCTACCGGGCCGCCGAGGAGGAGATCCAGTCGACGCGGGGCCGGGCGAACATGCTCAGACAGGCGATGAGCGGCGGCCTCCCCGAGGGCGAACAGTTCGAAGACGAGTTCGTCGAGGAGGTGCTGGACCTCTGTATCGGCTGTAAGGGCTGTCTGAAGGACTGCCCCAGCGGCGTCGATATGGCGAAGCTGAAGGCCGAGGTGACCCACGAGTACCACCAGCGGAACGGATCGAGCCTCCGCGACAAGGTCTTCGCCAACGTGGGGACCCTCTCGAAGCTCGGGAGCGCGTTCGCGCCGCTCTCGAACCTCCTCCCGGAACTCCCCGGTGCCCGCCTCGCGATGGAGAAGACGCTCGGCATCGCCAGGCAACGCGAGTTGCCGCAGTTCCACCGCACCTCCCTGGAGGACTGGTTCGATTCGCGCGGAACGGCTGCCGTGAGCGAGTCCGAAGCCGACTCGAAGGTCTACCTCTTCCCCGACACGTACACGAACTACAACCACCCGGAGGCCGGCAAGGCCGCGGTCCGGGCGCTGGAGGCGGCGAACGTCCACGTCGCGGTTCCCGACGGCGTCACCGGCTCCGGCCGGCCGCCGCACTCGAAGGGGTTCGTCGACCTGGCTCGCGACAAGGCGCGGCGGAACGTCGACGCGCTGGCTCCGCTCGTCGACGGCGAGTGGGACGTCGTCGTCGTCGAGCCGTCCGACGCCGTGATGCTCCAGCACGACTACCTGGACCTGCTGTCGGGGGCGGACGCCGAGCGGCTGGCCGACAACACCTACGGCGTGATGGAGTACTTCGACACGTTCCGCCTGCTGGAACGCGACGGCGTGGCCGCTGCCGCTCCGTCGCGGTCGCTGGCCTACCACGGACACTGTCACCAGAAGTCGACGAAGAAGGACCACCACGCGGTCGGCGTCCTGCGCCGGGCGGGCTACGAGGTCGACGCGCTCGATTCGAGCTGCTGCGGGATGGCCGGCTCCTTCGGCTACGAGGCCGAACACTACTCGATGTCGCAGGCGGTCGCGAGCACCCTCTTCGAGCAGATCGACGCCTCCGCGGGCGAGACCGTCGTCGCGCCCGGCGCGTCCTGCCGGTCACAGCTCGGCGACCGCGAGGGGGAAGAAGAGCCGCCGCACCCGGTCGAGGCGCTCGCGGACGCTATCGTCTGACCCGCGGCAGGGCGTCGGCGTCTCGCGTTCTCGCCCGTTCGATTCGACGCCGGTCAGCCGGCCACCGGTTCCGGCGCGCGCCACGCGAGCGCGATGCCCCCGAGGGCGAGCGCACCGAAGAGGAGGAACGCGACGTCGAAGCCCGCGGCGTCGACGACCGCCCCGCCGGCGATCGGCGAGAGGAACGCCCCCGCGAGGCCGACGCTCGTCTGGAACGCCACCGCCGTGGCGGCGACGTGGGACTCGACCACCTCTCTGACGTAGGTGAACGAGAGGCCGAGCGTGAGCTGGATCGCGAAGCCCGAGAGGAGCAACACCGCGACGAGAAGCGGGATCGATCCGAGCCGGGTGAACACGAGCATCAGGGGCGCCGCGATCAGGAAGGATCCGAGAAGGACCGGCCGTCGCCGACCGTCGAAGACGCGGTCGGAGAGGAGCCCGCTGCTGATCCTGGAGACGAGGCCGACGGCGGGGAACACCGACACCAAGAGGCCGCTCGCCGCCAGCGAGAGCCCGATCTCCCCGGTCAGGTACGACGACCCCCAGCTGTTGATGAACAGATACAGCGCGTAGCTGAGAAAGCCGAGCGCTCCGGCGAGCCAGACGGTCCGGTTGCGGAGGACGGTCCCGAACTCGGCCAGCGAGGGCGCGTCGCCGCGAGCCCCGCCCAGCCCGCGACTCGCGGGCAGAAAGACGAGGAGTCCGAGGAGCGGGACGCCGGTGAACGCCAGGAATATCGCCGGCCACCCGAACCGCGCGGCGACGAGCGGTCCCGTCCCCTGTCCGATGGCGAATCCGACCGGCCCGCTGGCGGTGAAGATCCCCACGGCCGTCGCCCGGCTGCCGGCGCTCACGGCGCGGCTGACGATGTCGATGCCGGCGTTCCAGACGACGACGTAGGCGACGCCGCCGACCGCGCGAGAGGTGATCACAGACCAGTAGCTCCCGCTCCGTCCCGCGATCCACCCCCAGACGCCGGCGACGAACAGCGCGAGCACGGCGAGGGTCATCATCCGTCGGGTGTCGGTCCGGTCGAGGACCGCCCCGGCGGGGAGGCTCGTCACGACTGCGGTGCCGAACATGACTCCGACGAGGAGGCCCGCCGCCGACGACCCGACGCCCAGGGAGTCGCGGATCAGCGGCGTCACGCTCGCCGGCACGATCTCGTAGGCCGCCAGTCCGGTCGATATCAGCGTCGCTCCCGCGACGAGACCGACGGTCCGCCAGTCGCGGCCACTCGTCTCCCCCGTCGGGGTACCGCCCGACCGATCGCCCCCGCGTCGTCCGTTCATCAGTACGGAGACGTGTCGGCTCCGGGATTAGAAGGCAGCGATCCGCGGCTTTCGTGAGGCCTTCGGCGCCAGCACGCCCAGCGAGCGCCCCGCTTTCTCTCTCCGGATCGACCGGGCTGCGTTACTCGTCGTCGGCTTCGAGTTCGTACGTCCAGGCCTGGTAGCCGCCGGCCATACTCTTCACGTTCGTCTCCTCGCCGACGCCCTCGTAACTCCCGATGAGCCGGGCGGCCTGTATCGACGACTGGCCGATCGGACAGGCGACGACGACCTCCTCGGCCCACTCGATGTCGTCGACGCGGCTCGGCAGTTCGTGCATCGGGACGTTCTCCGCCCCCGGAACGTGTCCGGAGGCGAACTCCGCCGGCGAGCGGATGTCGATCACCTGTACGGGCTCGTCGCCGTCGAGCTTCCGTTTGAGTTCCTCGGGGCTGATCTCGTCGACAGTCATCCCTCCAGCGTACTGGCTCCCCGCACAAACTGATTTCGGACCGCTCGGCGGTTTCGCGTGACTCGGGCCACTCGGCGGTCCCGTTTTGTATCTCCCGCGCGTATCCGGCCGCTATGGAACTCGTTTCAGTCGCCGCCGTCGCCGAGAACGGCGTCATCGGCCGCGACGGCGAACTCCCCTGGGAGAGCATCCCGGCCGACAAGCGACAGTACCGACGGCGGGTCGCGAACGCGCCCGTCGTCCTCGGGCGACGGACCTTCGACTCGATGCGGGACGACCTCCCCGGCAGTCACCAGATCGTGTTGAGCCGGAGCGAACGCGAGTACGGGGTCGACACCGCGTTTCACGCGGGCGACGTCTCGGAGGTCGTCGCCGTCGCGGAGTCGCTCGGCGCCGAGGTCGCCTACGTTCTCGGCGGCGCGACGATCTACGAACTGTTTCAGCCGCACGTCGACCGGATGGTGCTGAGTCGCGTCCCCGGCGAGTACGAGGGCGACGTCCGGTATCCCGCCTGGGAGGAGTCGGAGTGGCGGCTGGAATCGTCCGCGGAGTGGGAGGGCTTCACGCTGGAGGAGTGGATTCGACGCTCGGCGGGCTGATACCGATCACTCCCGCCTCTCGGGACGGCGGGTCGCGATGGCGAACAGTCGGCACACAGTCGACGACGGACCGGTCGGAACCGCCGCCTCCTCCCACGTCGACGTGCCGAACGACCGCGACCCGACGTGGGGCCTCGCTCAAGTCATACGCCCCCTGGCCCCGTCCTGGTATATGAACTGTCGCCCCCGCAAGCCGAACGCGGCAGTCGGCATCGCCGGTGTCCCACGCGCGTCAGCTACATAGGATTCCACGCCCAAGGAACACCGATGACGACCGAAACGGCCACGTTCGGCGGCGGGTGCTTCTGGTGTACCGAGGCGGCGATGAAGGAACTGGCCGGCGTCGAGTCGGTGACGTCGGGCTACGCTGGCGGCGACACCGACGACCCGACCTACCGGGAGGTCTGTGCCGGCACGACCGGACACGCGGAGGTCGTACAGGTGGCGTACGATCCGGACGTGATCGACTACGCCGACCTCCTGGAGGTGTTCTTCGCCACGCACGACCCGACCCAGCTGAACCGACAGGGCCCCGACGTCGGCACGCAGTACCGCTCGATCGTGCTGTATCACGACGACGACCAGCGGCGGCAGGTCGAGGCGTACGTCGACGCGCTCGACGGCGAGTACGACGACGAGGTCGTCACCGAGATCGCGGAACTGGAACGCTTCTGGCCGGCCGAAGAGCACCACCAAGACTACTTCGAGAAGAACCCCTCAGACGCCTACTGTCGGATGCACGCCCGGCCGAAGGTCGAGAAGGTCCGCGAGAAGTTCGCCGAGCGCGTCCGCGCGGACGCCTGATCTCTCTCTCGGTGCGGTTCCGGAACCTGTCGGGCCGAGGCGTCGCTCTCCCGTAGAGAGTATCGTAGCAACCCATCGGTTCGGTTCGATCCGAATCGAATACCGCGGCCGGCCGAGGGTCTGTGGACCGCCGGTCGGCTGCGACACTCCCTCTCAGTACTCCCAGAGACGCTCGATCCGGGAGGCGATCTCCGGATGGTCGGCTTTGAGTCCCTCGACGGTCGTTTCGCCGTCGACGTTGACGACGTGGATCTCGCCGCGGCGTCCCGAGTACACGTCTTGAAAATCGTAGACGGCTCCGACAACGGTGGTCTCGGGAGGGACCTCGTCGCTCGCTCTCAGGCGGTCGATCTGTCGGTCGACGTTGTATTCGACGAGGTAGTTGATACTCTCCGTTCGGTCGGCGCCGTCGGGGAGCAGTTCGACCCCCGCCGTTAGGTGGGACCGCAGCAGCCCGAGGCAGTGGCTGATGCCCGCCGGTTCGGACTCGTCGCCGGTCAGCCCGTCGTAGGCCGCCGTGACTGCGCCACACCCGGTGTGTCCGGTAACGATAACGAGCCCCGTGTCCGCGTGGACGATCGGATAGAGGACGTCTCCCGAGACGACCTCCCCGCGATCGGTTCGCTGGACGACTCGGTTTCCGATGTTGCTGCAGGTGAACAGCCGCCCCGGAACGTCGTTGCCCCACATGTGATCCTGGAGGACGCGGGAGTCAGAGCAACAGACGGTGACCGCCTCGGGCCACTGCGCGTCCTGGACGTCGTCGAATCGGGACTGCAGCCCCCTCGCGTGTGTCGAGTTGCCCCGTAACAACGCCGCGAGCACCTGGTGCATAGGTCC from Halobellus limi includes the following:
- a CDS encoding MFS transporter, translating into MNGRRGGDRSGGTPTGETSGRDWRTVGLVAGATLISTGLAAYEIVPASVTPLIRDSLGVGSSAAGLLVGVMFGTAVVTSLPAGAVLDRTDTRRMMTLAVLALFVAGVWGWIAGRSGSYWSVITSRAVGGVAYVVVWNAGIDIVSRAVSAGSRATAVGIFTASGPVGFAIGQGTGPLVAARFGWPAIFLAFTGVPLLGLLVFLPASRGLGGARGDAPSLAEFGTVLRNRTVWLAGALGFLSYALYLFINSWGSSYLTGEIGLSLAASGLLVSVFPAVGLVSRISSGLLSDRVFDGRRRPVLLGSFLIAAPLMLVFTRLGSIPLLVAVLLLSGFAIQLTLGLSFTYVREVVESHVAATAVAFQTSVGLAGAFLSPIAGGAVVDAAGFDVAFLLFGALALGGIALAWRAPEPVAG
- a CDS encoding rhodanese-like domain-containing protein; the protein is MTVDEISPEELKRKLDGDEPVQVIDIRSPAEFASGHVPGAENVPMHELPSRVDDIEWAEEVVVACPIGQSSIQAARLIGSYEGVGEETNVKSMAGGYQAWTYELEADDE
- a CDS encoding dihydrofolate reductase, which produces MELVSVAAVAENGVIGRDGELPWESIPADKRQYRRRVANAPVVLGRRTFDSMRDDLPGSHQIVLSRSEREYGVDTAFHAGDVSEVVAVAESLGAEVAYVLGGATIYELFQPHVDRMVLSRVPGEYEGDVRYPAWEESEWRLESSAEWEGFTLEEWIRRSAG
- the msrA gene encoding peptide-methionine (S)-S-oxide reductase MsrA, yielding MTTETATFGGGCFWCTEAAMKELAGVESVTSGYAGGDTDDPTYREVCAGTTGHAEVVQVAYDPDVIDYADLLEVFFATHDPTQLNRQGPDVGTQYRSIVLYHDDDQRRQVEAYVDALDGEYDDEVVTEIAELERFWPAEEHHQDYFEKNPSDAYCRMHARPKVEKVREKFAERVRADA
- a CDS encoding carbonic anhydrase, giving the protein MHQVLAALLRGNSTHARGLQSRFDDVQDAQWPEAVTVCCSDSRVLQDHMWGNDVPGRLFTCSNIGNRVVQRTDRGEVVSGDVLYPIVHADTGLVIVTGHTGCGAVTAAYDGLTGDESEPAGISHCLGLLRSHLTAGVELLPDGADRTESINYLVEYNVDRQIDRLRASDEVPPETTVVGAVYDFQDVYSGRRGEIHVVNVDGETTVEGLKADHPEIASRIERLWEY